In Oceanobacillus sp. FSL K6-2867, one DNA window encodes the following:
- a CDS encoding cytosine deaminase — protein sequence MNIKNAKLRGKEGLWDIEVVAGKINQVSPHTEGGDDSNALDVNGALVLPPFIEPHIHLDTTLTAGEPTWNQSGTLFEGIQRWSERKETLTIEDVKTRSKMALKWQIAQGIQHVRTHVDVTDPDLTALQAMLEVKEEVAPYVDLQLVAFPQEGIQSFPKGAELLEEALKMGADVVGGIPHYEFTREYGVSSMKTAFDLAEKYNLLVDIHCDEIDDEQSRFVEIVATEAYERGLGSRVTASHTTAMGSYNDAYVSKLFRILKMSGINFVSNPLVNIHLQGRFDTYPKRRGLTRVKELQEAGMNVSFGHDDIFDPWYPLGTGNMLQVLHMGIHVAQLMGYEQIVNSIDMITTNSAKTLHIEDQYGIEAGKPANFIVLDAENEYEAIRKQAKVRYSIRNGAIIAETKPSETTVTLNKMEFVDFNKA from the coding sequence GTGAACATTAAAAATGCAAAGCTAAGAGGAAAAGAAGGTTTATGGGATATAGAAGTTGTGGCTGGGAAAATTAATCAAGTTTCTCCTCACACAGAAGGTGGAGATGATTCAAATGCATTGGATGTAAATGGAGCGCTCGTACTTCCACCGTTTATTGAGCCGCATATTCATTTGGATACAACGCTTACTGCTGGTGAGCCGACCTGGAATCAAAGCGGGACATTATTTGAAGGGATACAGCGCTGGTCCGAGCGGAAAGAAACATTAACAATTGAGGATGTTAAAACGAGATCAAAAATGGCTTTAAAGTGGCAAATAGCACAAGGAATTCAGCATGTGCGTACACATGTCGATGTCACGGATCCGGATCTGACAGCTTTACAGGCGATGCTTGAGGTGAAGGAAGAAGTTGCGCCGTATGTAGATTTGCAGCTTGTTGCTTTCCCGCAGGAAGGAATTCAGTCGTTTCCAAAGGGAGCTGAACTGCTTGAAGAAGCATTAAAGATGGGGGCAGATGTTGTTGGTGGAATTCCGCATTATGAATTTACCCGGGAATACGGCGTATCCTCTATGAAAACAGCCTTTGACCTTGCAGAAAAATACAATTTGCTCGTTGATATTCATTGTGATGAAATAGATGATGAGCAATCCCGCTTTGTAGAAATTGTGGCAACCGAGGCATATGAACGTGGTCTTGGCTCCCGTGTAACGGCGAGCCATACAACAGCAATGGGTTCTTATAATGATGCATATGTCTCCAAGCTCTTTCGTATTTTAAAAATGTCGGGGATTAACTTTGTATCGAACCCTCTTGTAAACATTCATTTACAAGGTCGCTTTGATACATATCCGAAACGCAGAGGGCTGACAAGAGTAAAAGAATTACAGGAAGCTGGCATGAATGTGAGCTTTGGTCATGATGATATATTTGATCCATGGTATCCGCTAGGAACCGGAAATATGCTGCAAGTATTGCATATGGGGATACATGTCGCTCAATTGATGGGCTATGAGCAAATTGTGAATTCAATCGATATGATTACAACAAATAGCGCTAAAACATTACACATTGAGGATCAATATGGGATTGAGGCTGGAAAACCAGCTAATTTTATCGTACTTGATGCTGAAAATGAATATGAAGCAATTCGTAAGCAAGCGAAAGTCCGATACTCCATCCGTAATGGAGCAATTATTGCAGAAACAAAACCAAGTGAAACGACTGTCACTTTGAATAAAATGGAATTCGTAGACTTTAATAAGGCATAA
- a CDS encoding CidA/LrgA family protein, whose amino-acid sequence MKLGKIITHIAVLYGIFLIGNWIQATFHLIIPGSVIGMILLFILLYTRSIKVSWIEDGTRLFVSHLTLFFIPATVGIVNYLQLFKGKGILLIIIVLISTALVMGVSGVVSQWFVRKKELHHE is encoded by the coding sequence TTGAAATTAGGAAAAATTATTACGCATATAGCTGTATTATATGGAATCTTTTTAATCGGGAACTGGATTCAGGCAACGTTTCATTTGATAATACCTGGCAGTGTGATTGGAATGATTCTGTTATTTATATTGCTTTACACAAGGAGTATAAAAGTAAGCTGGATTGAAGATGGCACACGATTATTTGTTAGCCATTTAACATTGTTCTTTATCCCTGCAACTGTCGGTATTGTAAACTATTTGCAGCTTTTTAAAGGTAAAGGAATTCTATTAATCATCATTGTACTTATAAGCACGGCACTTGTTATGGGGGTATCTGGTGTTGTGAGCCAGTGGTTTGTTAGAAAGAAGGAATTGCATCATGAATAA
- a CDS encoding LrgB family protein has translation MNNIVIGLLAIIGTLIVYLFMWKLHRRILLPVTLPIFLGSIVIVLVLLIFHIDYDTYMIGGEWINQLLGPAVVALAYPLYQQRDLLKRLFFPILMGTFVGAVVGIMSGVLLAKWLGVEEFIIYSLVSKSVTTPVSIVIADSLGGAMPLAAVFVMLAGMGGVLIAPFIFKAFKIDHVIGRGVGIGSASHAIGTARAMEDGPLGGSASTVAMVLSAIIVSIIAPILVVWMV, from the coding sequence ATGAATAATATTGTAATAGGTTTGTTAGCTATAATAGGAACATTAATCGTATATCTTTTTATGTGGAAGCTGCATCGCAGGATTTTGCTTCCAGTTACATTGCCGATTTTTCTAGGATCTATTGTTATTGTTTTGGTATTACTTATTTTTCATATTGATTATGATACGTATATGATTGGAGGAGAATGGATTAATCAGCTGCTTGGCCCAGCAGTAGTTGCATTAGCCTATCCGCTGTATCAGCAGCGTGATCTTCTCAAACGGTTATTTTTTCCAATCCTGATGGGTACCTTTGTCGGTGCTGTTGTTGGAATTATGTCAGGAGTTTTGCTTGCAAAATGGCTTGGAGTTGAAGAATTCATTATTTACTCATTAGTGTCCAAATCCGTAACTACGCCTGTTTCGATTGTGATTGCCGACTCCCTTGGAGGTGCGATGCCTCTTGCGGCAGTTTTTGTTATGCTTGCTGGAATGGGTGGTGTGTTGATAGCCCCATTTATATTTAAGGCTTTTAAAATTGATCATGTTATCGGACGTGGAGTAGGAATTGGGAGTGCATCCCATGCAATTGGTACAGCTCGGGCGATGGAAGATGGACCATTAGGTGGATCTGCCAGTACGGTTGCAATGGTGTTAAGTGCCATAATTGTATCGATCATTGCGCCGATTTTAGTTGTGTGGATGGTTTAA
- a CDS encoding SDR family oxidoreductase produces MKVLVIGANGQIGKHLVRLLQESEEHTVTAMVRKEEQAKELEADGVDTILANLEDSVDTLTQAVIESGAEAIIFSAGSGGSTGPDKTLLIDLDGAVKSMEAAERAGVNRFVLVSAIQAHNRESWADSPIRPYMVAKHYADKELVASSLNYTIVRPGNLLNEPAIDKVSAAENLERGGIPREDVAKVLIASLTEEATYRKSFDLVSGESAISDAIKQL; encoded by the coding sequence ATGAAGGTTTTAGTAATTGGAGCAAATGGTCAGATTGGTAAACATCTCGTTCGTTTACTACAAGAAAGCGAAGAACATACGGTAACAGCGATGGTCCGGAAAGAAGAACAGGCAAAGGAACTGGAAGCGGACGGAGTGGACACCATTCTAGCTAATCTAGAAGATAGTGTAGATACACTGACCCAAGCAGTAATCGAATCAGGTGCAGAAGCTATCATTTTCTCAGCGGGCTCAGGCGGAAGCACAGGACCGGATAAAACATTGCTAATTGACTTAGATGGAGCGGTTAAATCGATGGAAGCAGCGGAAAGAGCAGGCGTCAATCGGTTTGTTCTTGTCAGTGCCATTCAGGCGCATAATCGCGAAAGCTGGGCTGATAGTCCAATTAGGCCTTATATGGTTGCAAAGCATTATGCAGACAAAGAGCTGGTGGCTAGTTCTCTAAACTATACGATCGTAAGACCTGGCAACTTATTAAATGAACCTGCGATCGATAAGGTTTCAGCAGCGGAAAACTTAGAAAGAGGCGGTATCCCAAGAGAGGATGTAGCCAAGGTATTGATTGCTTCGTTAACAGAAGAAGCCACGTATCGGAAAAGCTTTGATTTAGTTTCAGGTGAATCAGCAATTTCAGATGCGATTAAGCAACTATAA
- a CDS encoding cation-translocating P-type ATPase, with protein MLEFYRKDTESVLEAVKSSENGLTADAVKAKLEQDGYNELKDREKIPTWKLFLETFKDPMVIVLLVAAGIQVVLGEIAESLIIFLVLLINSVISVVQTKKAESSLDALRDMSAPEAKVIRNGQAQTIPARELVLGDIVTLEAGDYIPADGRIIESGSLKVNEGMLTGESEAVEKNTDTIMEEVTLGDRVNMVFSSSLVVYGRGTFVVTGTGEQTEIGKIAEMISTAEEKQTPLQRKLESFSKKLGIGILLLSVLIFAVQALRIWLGGADVDTGTAILNALMFSVAIAVAAIPEALSSIVTIVLSVGTNKMARQHAIIRRLPAVETLGSTSVICTDKTGTLTQNKMTVTDYFIPGESASELAEDPENWNHSERLLINTAVLCNDSFINSEGAEIGDPTEVALINFSNKNNNDYEAIRDKFERKAELPFDSDRKLMSTVHSIDGETTMLTKGGPDVMFKRASYVLYKGKEEPVTDELLALFEQANENFSDQALRVLAYGYKRLADGQMDIAEKDETDLVLIGLTAMIDPPREAVYGSIEEAKKAGIRTVMITGDHKTTAQAIGRDIGLMGEDDIALTGKELDALSDEELDRKLEQIAVYARVSPENKIRIVRAWQKKDKVAAMTGDGVNDAPALKQADIGIAMGSGTDVAKDSSAMILTDDNFVSIVNAVGVGRTVFDNIKKAIGYLFAGNLGAIIAILYAVIFNLPNPFTALQLLYINLVNDSLPAIALGMEKAEPDVMERKPRRTDEGIFTRDTLQAVLTRGLLIGIAVIISFYIGLNHSSEMGVAMAFTTLILSRTLQTFAARSNTQTAIGAGFFKNKYVIGAVFLGFILYGITTLPFARDVFNIPESFGWNEALIAAVLALAAAVLMEIIKVAFNRFSKGR; from the coding sequence ATGTTGGAATTTTACCGGAAAGACACTGAATCTGTATTAGAAGCTGTGAAGTCATCGGAAAATGGGTTGACTGCTGATGCTGTAAAAGCAAAGCTCGAGCAAGATGGCTACAACGAATTAAAAGACAGGGAGAAGATCCCGACTTGGAAGCTTTTTTTAGAGACGTTTAAGGATCCAATGGTTATCGTTCTTTTAGTAGCAGCTGGAATTCAAGTTGTATTGGGAGAAATTGCAGAGTCATTGATTATTTTCCTCGTTCTGCTCATTAATTCCGTTATTAGTGTCGTACAGACGAAAAAGGCGGAGAGCTCTCTGGATGCATTGCGTGATATGTCGGCTCCAGAAGCAAAGGTAATTCGTAATGGCCAAGCTCAGACAATACCTGCAAGAGAGCTTGTTCTAGGGGATATTGTAACATTAGAAGCTGGTGACTACATTCCAGCTGACGGCCGGATTATTGAAAGTGGCTCGTTAAAAGTAAACGAGGGAATGCTTACAGGTGAATCGGAAGCAGTTGAGAAAAATACCGATACGATTATGGAAGAGGTAACACTTGGGGATCGTGTCAATATGGTGTTCAGCAGCTCACTTGTTGTTTATGGCCGTGGTACCTTCGTTGTGACAGGAACCGGTGAGCAGACGGAAATAGGAAAAATAGCTGAGATGATATCGACTGCTGAAGAGAAGCAGACACCATTACAACGAAAGCTGGAATCGTTTAGTAAAAAGCTTGGTATTGGAATATTGCTGCTGTCCGTGTTAATTTTTGCTGTACAAGCACTGAGAATTTGGCTTGGCGGGGCTGATGTCGATACAGGAACTGCGATATTAAATGCACTCATGTTCTCTGTCGCAATTGCGGTGGCGGCAATACCAGAAGCGTTATCTTCAATCGTCACGATTGTGCTATCTGTCGGAACAAATAAGATGGCGAGACAGCACGCGATCATTCGCAGGCTTCCAGCAGTTGAAACACTCGGATCGACTAGTGTTATCTGTACCGATAAAACAGGTACTTTAACACAAAATAAAATGACTGTAACCGATTATTTTATACCCGGAGAGTCAGCCAGCGAACTTGCAGAAGATCCAGAAAACTGGAATCACTCAGAGCGTCTGCTTATTAATACGGCAGTGCTTTGCAATGATTCATTTATTAATAGTGAGGGCGCGGAGATAGGAGATCCAACAGAGGTAGCTCTCATTAACTTTTCGAATAAAAATAATAATGACTATGAGGCAATTCGGGATAAATTTGAACGTAAAGCGGAATTGCCATTTGACTCAGATCGTAAATTGATGTCCACGGTACATAGCATTGACGGGGAAACAACGATGCTGACAAAAGGCGGGCCGGACGTCATGTTCAAGCGTGCCAGTTATGTCCTTTACAAGGGCAAAGAGGAACCTGTAACAGATGAATTACTGGCATTATTTGAACAGGCAAATGAAAACTTTTCAGATCAGGCATTGCGTGTACTAGCATATGGGTATAAACGTTTAGCTGATGGGCAAATGGATATTGCAGAGAAAGATGAGACGGACCTCGTGCTTATCGGCCTCACTGCAATGATTGATCCACCAAGAGAAGCTGTTTATGGTTCAATTGAAGAAGCCAAGAAGGCTGGTATTCGAACAGTGATGATTACTGGTGATCACAAAACAACGGCACAAGCAATTGGTCGTGATATTGGACTAATGGGAGAAGATGATATTGCTTTAACTGGAAAGGAACTGGATGCTTTATCAGATGAAGAGTTAGATAGGAAGCTTGAACAAATCGCTGTTTATGCACGTGTTTCCCCAGAGAATAAAATTCGGATTGTCCGTGCATGGCAGAAAAAAGATAAGGTCGCTGCCATGACGGGTGATGGTGTCAATGATGCACCAGCTTTGAAGCAGGCTGATATCGGTATTGCAATGGGAAGTGGAACGGATGTAGCGAAAGACTCTTCCGCAATGATTTTAACTGATGATAATTTCGTTTCGATTGTCAATGCTGTTGGTGTTGGACGTACTGTGTTTGACAATATAAAGAAGGCAATTGGATACTTGTTTGCAGGGAATTTAGGAGCAATTATTGCCATTCTCTATGCCGTTATTTTCAATCTGCCAAATCCATTTACGGCATTGCAGCTTTTGTATATTAATTTAGTGAATGACTCACTTCCAGCAATTGCATTAGGAATGGAAAAGGCAGAGCCTGATGTAATGGAGAGAAAACCGCGTCGTACAGACGAAGGAATTTTCACAAGGGATACGTTGCAGGCGGTACTTACAAGAGGACTATTGATTGGTATCGCTGTAATTATTTCCTTCTATATTGGATTAAATCATTCATCTGAAATGGGAGTGGCGATGGCGTTTACGACATTAATTTTATCACGTACATTGCAGACATTCGCAGCAAGGTCGAATACACAAACCGCGATTGGAGCGGGATTCTTTAAAAATAAATATGTGATTGGAGCCGTATTTCTTGGATTCATTCTATATGGCATCACAACATTGCCATTTGCACGTGATGTATTTAATATCCCAGAAAGCTTTGGCTGGAATGAAGCGCTGATTGCAGCAGTTCTTGCTCTGGCAGCTGCTGTCTTAATGGAAATAATAAAAGTTGCATTTAACCGCTTTTCAAAAGGCAGGTAA
- a CDS encoding argininosuccinate synthase codes for MAKEKIVLAYSGGLDTSVAVKWLQDKYNYDVIAVALDVGEGKDLEFVKKKALDVGAIKSYVIDAKELYANEYVLPALQANLLYEGKYPLISALSRPLIAKILVDIADEEGAVAVAHGCTGKGNDQVRFDVAFTALNPNLKIVAPVREWAMSREEEIEYAQANGIPIPINLDSPYSIDQNLWGRSNECGILEDPWQEAPKDAFDLTADPIDAPETPEIIQLTFEQGKPVALNGEELTLDQLILKLNEIAGKHGVGRIDHVENRLVGIKSREIYEAPAAMTLIAAHQELEALTLPREVAEFKPMIEQKLAQTVYYGLWYSPLTEALQSFVKKTQEHVSGTVKVKLYKGHAQVVGRESANSLYDFDLATYNKADAFDHDAALGFIKLWGLPTKVHASVNGTTNQKKSIEKVNFEVKEAVKS; via the coding sequence ATGGCAAAGGAAAAAATCGTCTTAGCTTATTCCGGAGGTCTGGATACTTCCGTTGCAGTGAAATGGTTACAGGATAAATACAATTATGATGTAATTGCAGTGGCACTAGATGTCGGTGAAGGAAAAGACTTGGAGTTTGTTAAGAAGAAGGCACTTGATGTAGGAGCAATCAAATCATATGTAATTGATGCAAAAGAGCTTTATGCGAATGAATATGTATTACCAGCACTACAGGCAAATTTATTATATGAAGGCAAATACCCACTTATTTCTGCTTTGTCCCGACCTTTAATTGCAAAAATTCTCGTAGATATTGCAGATGAAGAGGGAGCTGTAGCGGTTGCACATGGCTGTACAGGAAAAGGAAATGATCAAGTGCGTTTCGATGTTGCCTTTACTGCATTAAACCCTAATCTTAAAATTGTTGCACCGGTTCGTGAGTGGGCAATGTCCAGAGAAGAAGAAATTGAGTATGCACAGGCAAATGGAATTCCAATTCCGATTAATCTTGATAGCCCGTACAGTATTGACCAAAATCTATGGGGACGCAGTAATGAATGTGGTATCTTGGAGGATCCATGGCAAGAAGCGCCAAAGGATGCATTTGATCTAACAGCGGATCCAATTGATGCCCCAGAAACACCTGAAATTATTCAGCTTACATTTGAGCAAGGGAAGCCAGTCGCATTGAACGGAGAAGAGCTTACACTCGATCAACTGATTTTAAAGCTGAATGAAATTGCTGGAAAGCATGGTGTTGGACGAATTGATCATGTGGAAAATCGTTTAGTTGGGATTAAATCTAGAGAAATCTATGAAGCACCAGCAGCAATGACATTAATTGCGGCGCATCAAGAGCTTGAGGCATTAACATTACCAAGAGAGGTTGCTGAATTCAAGCCGATGATTGAACAGAAGCTAGCGCAAACCGTTTACTATGGTTTATGGTATTCACCGCTGACAGAAGCACTTCAATCATTCGTGAAAAAAACGCAAGAGCACGTCTCAGGTACCGTTAAAGTGAAGCTCTATAAAGGACATGCGCAAGTTGTCGGACGTGAATCCGCCAATTCGCTCTATGACTTTGATCTTGCAACTTACAATAAAGCAGATGCATTCGATCATGATGCAGCACTTGGATTTATTAAGCTATGGGGCTTGCCAACAAAGGTTCATGCATCTGTGAATGGAACAACAAATCAAAAGAAATCCATTGAAAAGGTGAATTTTGAAGTAAAGGAAGCTGTTAAATCGTGA
- the argH gene encoding argininosuccinate lyase has product MKLWGGRFTKPTNQLMDEYTASISFDKKLAVYDIEGSLAHVEMLKNCKIIPAEDANKISEGLQIVLKKIEAGKAELSEEHEDIHMNVEKLLIEEVGTVGGKLHTGRSRNDQVALDMRLYLRDAIGTIIQQLVDVEKALISQAKSNLDTVMPGYTHLQRAQPVLFAHHMMAYVFMFQRDMERLTDSLKRVNKSPLGAGALAGTTFPIDRQFVAERLGFDDICENSLDAVSDRDFVVEFLSNASLIAMHLSRLCEELVQWSSAEFSFIELDDSFTTGSSMMPQKKNPDVAELVRGKTGRVYGHLMGMLTTLKGLPLAYNKDMQEDKEGMFDTFETLKGALALFAPMIETMQVKQEDMYQAVTNDFSNATDLADYLVEKGMPFRESHTVVGQVVLNCIQNGKYLLDLSVEEFKSFSGLIEEDIFDVLKPEAVVNARDVAGGTARKRVEVQIEQALAVIEALALQK; this is encoded by the coding sequence GTGAAATTATGGGGCGGGCGTTTTACAAAACCAACGAATCAATTAATGGATGAATATACAGCATCTATCAGCTTCGATAAAAAACTGGCAGTCTATGATATTGAAGGAAGTCTGGCGCATGTAGAAATGCTGAAAAATTGTAAGATTATCCCTGCAGAAGATGCCAATAAAATTTCCGAAGGCTTGCAAATCGTTTTAAAGAAAATTGAAGCTGGAAAGGCGGAGCTTAGTGAGGAGCATGAGGATATCCATATGAATGTGGAAAAGCTCCTCATCGAGGAAGTAGGAACTGTTGGTGGAAAGCTCCATACTGGTCGGAGCAGGAATGATCAGGTAGCTTTAGATATGCGCTTGTACTTGCGAGATGCGATTGGCACGATCATTCAACAGCTCGTTGATGTCGAAAAGGCCTTAATTAGCCAGGCAAAGTCAAATTTGGATACAGTTATGCCAGGATATACGCATTTGCAGCGAGCACAGCCCGTCTTATTCGCTCATCATATGATGGCATATGTTTTCATGTTTCAGCGCGATATGGAGCGTCTAACCGATAGCTTGAAGCGGGTGAACAAATCCCCGCTTGGAGCTGGTGCCTTGGCAGGGACAACCTTTCCGATTGATCGGCAATTCGTCGCCGAAAGGCTAGGCTTTGATGATATTTGCGAAAACAGCTTGGACGCTGTCAGTGATCGTGATTTTGTCGTCGAATTTTTATCAAATGCTTCGTTAATAGCAATGCATCTCTCTCGTTTATGCGAGGAACTTGTACAATGGTCGAGTGCCGAGTTCAGCTTTATTGAGCTGGATGACTCTTTTACAACAGGAAGCAGTATGATGCCACAGAAAAAGAATCCTGATGTAGCTGAGCTTGTCCGTGGGAAAACAGGTCGTGTTTATGGTCATTTAATGGGGATGCTGACAACACTGAAAGGTCTTCCGTTAGCATATAACAAAGATATGCAGGAAGATAAAGAGGGGATGTTCGACACGTTTGAAACATTAAAAGGCGCACTTGCACTATTTGCACCAATGATTGAAACGATGCAGGTGAAGCAGGAAGATATGTATCAAGCAGTGACGAACGATTTTTCCAATGCAACAGACCTTGCAGATTATCTTGTTGAAAAAGGAATGCCTTTCAGAGAGTCGCATACGGTCGTTGGACAGGTCGTGTTAAATTGTATTCAGAACGGAAAGTATTTGCTCGATTTAAGTGTAGAAGAGTTCAAATCCTTCTCTGGCCTAATTGAAGAGGATATATTTGATGTACTAAAGCCGGAAGCGGTTGTAAATGCACGTGATGTTGCAGGTGGTACTGCAAGAAAACGTGTAGAGGTACAAATTGAGCAGGCACTGGCAGTTATTGAAGCTCTGGCATTACAAAAATAG
- a CDS encoding Cof-type HAD-IIB family hydrolase: MKLIASDLDGTLLNEEGVVSEENMAAVQKAIDHGIRFVVATGRSYDAANTPLKQAGITCPIISLNGAVAYTEDKQLIRTIPMDKSVAKQVLEVCREADMYLEFFTNNGIYSVSKEYFLEVLVDIMKSANPNASEEEIREKAELRFQAEPVEFIQDYDEIFAIENIEIYKILAFSLDKEKLVSARAQLNGAAGMAITSSGDINLEFNHQDAQKGIALKHLAGNMGIDMADVMALGDNWNDESMLRSAGRGVAMGNASDEIKALCDYETKANYDHGVAYAVEEMLREVKA; this comes from the coding sequence ATGAAACTTATTGCATCAGACTTAGATGGTACGCTATTAAATGAAGAAGGCGTTGTAAGTGAAGAGAATATGGCAGCAGTTCAAAAAGCAATTGACCACGGCATTCGATTTGTAGTAGCAACTGGAAGATCATATGATGCAGCTAATACACCGCTAAAACAAGCTGGGATTACATGTCCGATTATAAGTTTGAATGGCGCGGTCGCTTATACAGAGGACAAACAGCTAATTCGAACAATACCGATGGATAAATCTGTTGCAAAGCAGGTATTGGAGGTTTGTCGGGAAGCGGATATGTATTTGGAGTTTTTTACGAATAATGGAATCTATTCAGTAAGCAAGGAGTATTTTTTAGAAGTGCTTGTCGATATTATGAAATCAGCGAACCCCAATGCATCAGAGGAAGAGATTAGGGAAAAAGCAGAACTGCGATTTCAGGCAGAACCAGTTGAATTCATTCAGGATTACGATGAAATATTTGCTATTGAAAACATAGAAATCTATAAGATTCTTGCCTTTTCGCTTGATAAGGAAAAACTCGTATCTGCTCGTGCGCAGCTTAACGGAGCTGCAGGAATGGCAATCACATCTTCTGGTGATATTAATCTGGAATTTAACCATCAAGATGCCCAAAAAGGGATTGCATTAAAGCATTTAGCAGGAAACATGGGAATTGATATGGCTGATGTGATGGCATTGGGAGATAACTGGAATGACGAAAGCATGCTGCGATCTGCAGGGCGAGGTGTTGCGATGGGCAATGCATCAGATGAAATCAAAGCTCTTTGCGACTATGAGACAAAGGCAAATTATGATCATGGTGTCGCTTATGCTGTTGAGGAAATGTTGCGGGAAGTGAAGGCGTAG
- a CDS encoding GNAT family N-acetyltransferase — MFITDKRYDEFEAENVLEQLERLYNDVRWYAYTNDMSLLQDALLQPLDVICAWNVEKLIGLIRIVGDGLTIIYIQDILVLNNYQNQGVATTLMQQVLQDKNVRPKVLLTEEAPNVRHFYERNGFQSCDKGSLVAFAKLS, encoded by the coding sequence ATGTTTATTACAGATAAACGATACGACGAATTTGAAGCAGAGAACGTTCTTGAACAATTAGAACGCCTATATAATGACGTACGGTGGTATGCCTATACAAATGATATGTCTCTTCTTCAAGACGCTCTTTTACAGCCATTAGACGTAATATGTGCTTGGAATGTAGAAAAACTGATTGGTCTTATTCGAATTGTGGGTGATGGATTAACGATTATTTATATACAAGATATACTTGTATTAAATAACTACCAAAATCAAGGAGTTGCTACAACTTTAATGCAACAAGTTCTTCAGGATAAAAATGTTCGTCCAAAAGTATTATTAACCGAAGAAGCACCTAATGTTCGACATTTTTATGAGAGAAACGGTTTCCAGTCTTGTGATAAAGGGAGTCTAGTAGCATTTGCGAAGTTAAGTTAA
- a CDS encoding GNAT family N-acetyltransferase produces the protein MDTTNFIELKHLSNEHVDLLHSFELPKEQIQFTSLPINFADVSEGQFRIVIIYHNEPVGFFLLHATERVKNYTNNQQAMLLTSLSIKHSQQGKGYAKQAMNILRKFVADEFPNCNEIVLAVNHKNIAAQHLYKKVGFQDTGKRKVGPVGEQYIMNLVL, from the coding sequence ATGGATACAACTAATTTCATAGAGCTAAAACACCTTTCAAATGAACACGTAGATTTGCTGCATTCTTTTGAACTGCCTAAAGAACAAATCCAGTTTACTTCATTACCAATAAATTTCGCAGATGTATCAGAAGGTCAGTTTCGTATTGTTATCATTTATCATAATGAACCTGTTGGATTCTTTCTATTACACGCAACTGAACGAGTGAAAAATTATACAAATAATCAGCAGGCCATGCTGTTAACCTCCTTATCAATAAAACACTCCCAGCAAGGTAAAGGCTACGCAAAACAAGCGATGAATATACTCAGGAAATTTGTAGCCGATGAATTTCCGAATTGTAATGAAATCGTTCTAGCTGTTAATCATAAAAATATAGCTGCCCAACATTTATATAAAAAGGTTGGTTTTCAAGATACAGGCAAGAGAAAAGTTGGACCTGTCGGTGAACAGTACATCATGAATTTAGTGTTGTAA